Part of the Paenibacillus sp. FSL R7-0273 genome is shown below.
CTAATCCGGCAGAGGCTATCCGCTATGCGGCGCTCAGCTCCAGGACAACCCACGGGGCAGCGGAATGTCTTAGCGCCTGCCGCCTGATGGCCGCATATATTCTGGCTGGCCTGCACGGCTGGAGCAAGCAGGAAATGCTGGCTCCGGGAGCCTTCGGCGGCTGGCTTAAAGAGGAGGAGCTGACCCCGCACATCCTGGATATCAAGCGCGGCTCCTACAAGCATAAGGAGCCGCCGGAAATTCAGGGCAGCGGCTATGTTGTGGAATCTCTGGAGGCGGCGCTGTGGGCGTTCCACCACTCAGAGAGCTTTGCTGAGGGGGCGCTGCTCGCTGTCAATCTGGGCAATGATGCTGATACGACAGGGGCCGTGTACGGCCAGATTGCCGGGGCCTATTACGGGCTCAGCGGCATCCCGGAAGGCTGGGTGTCCAAACTTGCCATGCGCAGCCTGATCGACGATTACTCGTTAAGACTGTTGGATACAAAGAAGAACCTTAGGGAAAATTAGAACCAATAACCCTAAGGGAGAGTGAAGCAGGATGGCAAGAAGAAACCGGAAGTATGCAGTACCGGGGGCGGCACAGGGAATGCAGAGCTTCAAGGCTGAGGTTATGAGACGGGAAGGCTACCCGGTGGACCCGAATCATCCGGATGACGTTAAATATGAGGTAGCCAAGGAGCTTGGGATTCCTCTGCAGCCGGGCAATAACGGTAACCTGACAACCGAAGAGGCCGGACATATCGGCGGCAGAATCGGCGGCTCCATGGTCCGGGAAATGATCCGTCTGGCCCAGGAGCAGCTTGCCGAGAAAGGGCAGTCCTGAATAGCAGGCTTAACAGCATGAATCAAGCGCAGCTGTACCTGCTCTGCCGGATAGCGGCAGCTCGACCCGGATCTCAAGAATCCCGTCCTGTAAGGCGGCTCCGGCCGTGCCGCCCATCTGCTCCGAGAGCAGGCGGACAATGGACAAGCCTAGTCCTGAGCCGCTGCGTCTGGCCTGATCGCCGGTGTAAAATCGCTCAAACAGCCGCCCTGCGTCAACAGAAGAGGAGCTGCTAACCGGATTGCTGAACGATAAAACGCCCCTGCTGCCATCCTCAGACAGTGTAACCTTTACAGTCAAGCCTCCGTCAGCATGCTGAATACCGTTACGGATCAGGTTATGTATAATTCTGGACAGGGGTTCTTTATCTGCATACACGAATACTGGCGCTGCTTCCACAAGCTCAACTCCAAGCCGGTGCTCCTCCAGTACAGCGACGGAAGCGGCAAGGAAATCAGCCGTGTAATTGCTCAGGTTTATCTCCTGTATCTTCAGCTCAGGCTCAGTCTGCAGCAGATAGGAGTATTCAAAAAAATGATCAATCAGCTGCCCCAGCGCCTGAGCATGCTTTTGCGCTGTCTGCAGCTTTTTCTGCTGTCCGGGGGTCAGACCCTCGTCCATCATCAGCTGCTGATATCCCCTGATCGCTGTCAGCGGAGTACGCAAATCGTGAGAGAGGTTCGCGATCAGCTCCCGGAGCTCCTGCTCCTCCTGAATGCCTTGAAGACGGAGCGTTTCCTCCGCCTTCAGGCATTTATTCATGTGACTCGCGAGCAGTGTCAGCTCCTTGTTCATCAGCTCAAGCCGGAGTGGTTGGCGGGTATTCTCCCTCAGGCGTTTATCCAGCTGCCGGTTGATGCTCTGCAGCTGCCGCCGGATCAGCAGATTATACCAGGCAAGCCCGGTTATTAAGATAACGGCAGTTATTCCGGCGGCAAGAAGCAATTAGCCCACAACCCTTCCTTATCATTGCCGCTTTTCTGCCAAGCACGGTAAACCGGCTGTACCCGCTCACAACCGCATCATGGATTGTTTTGTGCAGCTCCAGAATGCCTGCAACCTTCTCCGGCTGGTCACTGCCGATACTGAGGTACTGCCTGCAGTTTTCATCCAGCTGCTCCAGGGTTGCGAAAGGAGAGGCAAAAATGCCTTTGATTCTTGCGCATTTGACTAAACGGGCGAAATGAGAGGCAAAAGTGCCCTTGAATCCGGCGCATTTGGCTAAATGGGCGAAAGGAGAGGCATAAGTGCCTCTGAATCCGGCACATTTAGCTAAATGGGCAGAATGAGAGGCAAAAGTGCCCTTGAATCCGGCACGTTTAGCTAAACGGGCGAAATAAGAGGCAAAAGTGCCCTTGAATCCGGCCCGTTTAGCTAAACGGGCGAAATAAGAGGCAAGAATGCCCCAAACGTCCGGATTCCACCGCCAAAGGTCCGGATAATGCCGCCAAAACATTTTAATATTAAAGTGCTTCCGCAATACGCGTTCATATTCTATGATCCGCAGGCAGCACTCAGATTGTTACACACAGGAGGGAAGTATAATGTTAAAAAGGTTAAGCACCGGCAAGTTTCTGATTTATCTTCTGGTACTGGCGCTTGTGGCGCTGCAGTTTCCGGTCACTCCAAAAGCACTGGCGGCGGCACAAGTGTATGAAGCGGAGTCGGCTGTACTGTCCGGGGGAGCGGCGTCAGCGTTTGACCATACCGGGTACACCGGGACGGGATTCGCCGGCGGGTTCACGGACAGCAACAAAGGAAATGCTTCTGCGAAGTTTAATGTAAGCGTTTCACCTGCCGGTAATTACACAGCTGCCTTGAGATATGCCAACGGCACGGGCTCAGCCAAAACCTTAAGCCTGTACGTGAACGGCACCAAGCTGAAGCAAATTTCGCTTCCGGCCACAGCCGGCTGGAGCAGCTGGGCCATTGCCTCAGAGACGGTTGCCCTGAGTGCAGGCAGCGGCACAATCACCTACAAATTTGATACAGCGGACAGCGGCAACGTTAATCTGGACAATCTGTCGCTGGATCTGTCCCAGGGAGCCAATCTGGCTCTTAACAAAAGCGTTACCGCAAACAACACCGTCTCCGGTTTTCCCGCAGCTAATGCGGTGGACGGAAATGCATCCAGCTATTACGAGGGGGCAGCTAACAGCTACCCTAACACGCTGACCGTTGATCTGGGCAGCACGCAGACGGTTCATACCGTTCAGCTCAAGCTTCCATCCGGCTGGGGGACCAGAACGCAGACCCTGTCTGTACAGGGCAGCACGAATAATACCTCCTACAGCACGCTTGCCGGTTCCCAGACTTACACCTTTAACCCCGCTGCAAACAATACGGTATCTATTACCTTTACAGCAGCTTCAGCCAGATATATCAGAGTGAATTTCACAGCAAACAGCGGGGCAACAGGCGGCCAGGCTGCCGAGCTTGAGGTATACGGCTCAGGCACAGTCACTCCGACCCCGGCACCGACGGCGACAGCCACACCTGCCCCAACGGCCGTACCGACAGCGACACCAGTGCCGACCGCAACACCAGTACCAACCGCCACGCCGGTTCCTACACCAGCGCCTTCGGCGGGAGCTTTTGGAGCAAATATGCCGTATGACACCTACGAAGCTGAAAATGCTGCCTACACCGGAGCACTCATCGGCCCGTCAACTACAGCCGGAGAGCTTGCATCCGAAGCCTCAGGCCGAAAAGCGGTCAAGCTGACCGCAGCAGGGCAGTACGTGCAGATCACGCTCGCCAAGCCTGCGCAGGGTATAACAATCCGCTATGCCATCCCGGATAATGCGTCCGGAACGGGCTTAGAGTCGGCGGTCAGCATGTACGTGGGCGGAACGCTTTTCAAAGACATCAATCTCACCTCCAAATATAGCTGGAACTACGGGGAATGGGGGACAGAGGGGGGAGAGGTCCGCTGGTCCAACAACCCGAATGCGGCTTCGACCACACCTGCACATATGTACGATGAAGTGTCTGTTCTGCTCGATAAAACCTATCCGGCCGGAACGGTCATCAAGCTGGAGCGGAATGCGTCCAATTTGAATTTTGGCTCAACCGCTTATGTCACAGTAGATTTGCTAGAAACAGAAGCCGTTCCTGCGGCGCTTACTATGCCATCTAACTACGTTGCTGTTACCTCATATGGTGCTGTAGCAAACGACGGTGTAGATGATACGGCAGCTTTTAACAACGCAATTGCTGCTGTCAAAAACTCCGGCGGTACCTACAAGGGCGTATGGATTTCTGCGGGAACCTTTCATCTGAACAACGGCAGCAAGGGCGCCGGCTATGACGGCAGCGGAACAAGACTGTACCTCGACAGCGGCGTGTCCGTAAAAGGGGCAGGCATCTGGCATTCTACCCTGTCCGGCAATTATGCGGGCTTTTATCTGAGGGGCGGAAATGTAACCCTGTCCGATTTCAAAATCAGCGGCAGCGACATCATCCGCGACGATTACAACGGGCTTACTGCGGTTGAGGGCAACGGTACGAACTCGGTTATCAGCAATCTGTGGATCGAGCATGTAAAAGTAGGCTTCTGGTTCACGAATCAGACGGATAACGTTACCGCATCCAATTCCAGAATCCGCAATGTCTGGGCGGACGGCGTCAACCTGCACCGGGGCACTTCAAACTCTACCGTTACGAACAACTCGGTGCGCAACAGCGGCGACGACGGCATGGCTATGTGGTCCGACACGTTCCTCAATACCAATAACACGTTCAGCTACAATACGGTGCAGCTTCCGACATTGGCCAACAACATCGCCATTTACGGCGGCAAGGACAACAAGGTGATCGGCAACCTGCTTACGGACACTGTGCGGACAGGCGGCGGGATCTCTTTTGGCACCAATTTCAATCCTCCGTCCATGACCGGCACGCTGACCATTCAGGGGAACAAGCTGCTGCGTACCGGCTCAGCCCACCGTGACTACGGCTATCAGATCGGGGCAATCTGGGCTTACTGGCTGAACAACAGCGGTAAGGCACAGAACCTCACGGTTAACGTATCCGGAAATACGATCCAGGACAGCACGTACTCGGGGATTTTTGTGGAGGAACCGGCTCCGAATATTGCAGTCACGTATGCCAATAACACAATCCTGAATTCCGGAACCTACGGTGTATACATCAACGGCTCGGCAACCGGCAGCTCGGTGTTCAGCAGCAATACGGTTACTGGTGCGCCAGCAGGTGAATTTGTGAATGCTTCTGCCAGCTTCACCGCCACAGGTTCGGGGAACAACTGGTAAGAGCTAATTTTATAGAAAAGGCCATCCGGCTCCGGGTGGTCTTTTTGGGCTGAAATAGACGGATTCGTCCAGAGGATGGTATGTTATTACATATTAGGGAAAAGAGCCTGCACTGCTAGTGGAGAGGGAGTGAGCATGCTTGAGTGCCCGTTTACAGAGAAAATCTGCTACAACGGCCTTGGTGGTAACTGCTGTTCTGTTGATTACGGATCTGTTTTTTATTTTTTATGACCACCCGCTTGACGGAGTAGGCATTCTCAGTACATTCATTTTGCCGCCTGCCGGGATACTCTTTGGCTTATCAGCTTATAAAATGACGCGTTCGCGCAAAGACATCATTCTTATCCTGCTAAATGCTGCCGCTTTTGTTAGCTATTTTGCCTATATGTTCTTTGGAACCTTAATTCTCGGGCCGTAAGCTTCTAATCAAACTCTAATCCGGCTGCAAAGCCTTTCTCATCCTTTGTGGTTTACCATTAAGCCGAACATACACAAGGGATGGGAGGAATCAGGTTTATGAAAAGCTCTATAAAAGTGGCAGCATCAGGATTCTTGGCGGCGGCGCTGCTGCTGTACGCAGGCTCGGGGTTTGGCAGAGAGGCGCTTGCCCGGCATCTGAATGAGACTGATTTTGAAGCAAAGCAGGCGGAGCAGGTGAAGGCACAGGTGAAGGCTGAGGCGACGGGGTCCGGATTTTCTTTTGACAAAGGGACTACCGGCATTAAATTGGGCGCTGACACAGAGAGGATTGCCATTACCGGCGTGAATGGGTCGATTGAACTGAAGCAGGGCAGCGGTACACAGATAGAGGTACATACAAGGGTGGTGGTCGATCATGCATCCCGCACAGAAGCGGAAGCTATCGCAGCCAGAAGCGGAATTAAGGTACAAAAAGGCAAGGAGCTCAGCATCAAAACCTACGGGGAAGCAGCCAGCAGCCGCTATAATATCAGCATTCATCTGACGGTTACGCTGCCTAAGGTTGTTAAAGCCGGTTTGCAGGCAGAGCTTACTAATGGAAACGTGCTTTTGTCAAAAGTGACGGCGGGCGGGCCCATTACATTAGCTGCGGATAACGGAAACATTACGGTAAAAGAGAGCGGGAGCGATCTGGTCCTCCATACCGACAACGGGGTTGTTACTATAGCAGGCGTCCAAAAAAGTGCAGCAGCCTCTGTGGTGAACGGAAACATTGATGCTAACAAGGTTACGGGACCGCTGGATATCCGGACTGTAAACGGCAATCTGACTGTTAAGAATGCTTACTCGTCTATTAAGGCAGAAAGTGTAGCAGGCAATATTCATATTGAGTCTTCAAAAGTCGGCGGCCACTGGGATGTGTCCAATACCGCAGGTAATGTCAGTCTGGCCTGGCCTGAGCAGGCGGATGTGCAGGTAGAGGCCAGTGCAACGTTCGGAAAGCCGGAAACGGAGTTCCCGTTAACAGTAAAGGGCGGGAGAGTCAGCGGAACCCTCGGCGCCGGAACGTATCGCATTGAGGCTTCCTCGCTGGCAGGCTTGTCTCTTAAGATCAGCAATTAATTTTATAGCGTGAGAAGGTGGAGTACCGTTTGAGTATGAAGGAGCATGTCCTGATTATTGAGGATGAAGCTGCCATGGTCCGGCTGCTGGAGCTGGAGCTGGCTTATGAGGGCTATGACATTACCGTTGCCAGAGACGGGCTCGCCGGTGCAGAGCAGGCCATACAGGGCAGCTATGATCTTATTCTGCTTGATCTGAACCTGCCGGGGATTAACGGAATTGAGGTCTGCAAAAGAATCCGCGCCGTCAAGCAGACACCGATCATTATGATCACCGCGCGCGATACCATCAGCGAACGGGTGCGGGGGCTGGATACCGGTGCAGACGATTACGTGCCCAAGCCGTTCGCCATTGAGGAGCTGCTCGCCCGCATGCGTTCCCTGCAGCGGCGGCTGCAGCAGAGCCGGGAGCCGGAGGATCTGCTGGAGGCCAAGGACCTGTCGCTCAGTGCGGCTTCGCACAGGGTAACCCGCGCCGGGCAGGATATCGAGCTGTCGCAGCGTGAATTTGAGCTGCTCCGCTGCCTGCTGCAGAACAAGAACCGGCTGATGAACCGGGAGGCGCTGCTGAATCTGGTCTGGGGCTATTCCTATGAGGGAGAAACCAATGTTGTGGATGTCTATATCCGCTATCTGCGCATGAAGGTGGATGAGGGCTACGGGGAGAAGCTGATCCATACGGTCCGCGGCAGCGGCTACATTCTAAGGGAGTGACGGGGAGGGGAACGGCAAATGAAGGGGTGGACATTCTCCCGCAAGGTCAGCGCCTCGATCGCCCTGGCTTCCCTGGTTGTGGCGGCAGTGCTTGGCGGCTTTGTGTATATTACCTTCAGCCAATGGACGCAGAAGCAGGAGAAGGAGCTGCTTACCGAAAAGCTGAAGCAGTTCGAGCTGCAGATTAAGGAGGTTACCTTCCTGCCCTCGCTGCTAAGACCCGGCTTCGGCAGAGGGAGCGGGGCGGCGGCGGTGCTGAAGCCGGACCTGTCTTCCTTTGCCGCTGATCTGGATGAAGGCCAGACGCTGCAGCTGCTGGATGCCAAGGGGCGGGTGCTTGCGGAGGAGGGCGCGTCATTGGGAGCAGAGGCGGGGAAGGACACGGCGATGCCGGATGGTGCAGAAGCCGCGCAGTTTGAAGCAGTAAGCAGCCTGACGCTGCCGGCATTTGGCACGGTAACCCTGCGGCTGGCTGACAGCGGGTATTCTGCAGCGGCCGCAGCCTCGCGCGAGGTAGGCCGGCTGCTGCTGCTAGGCCTGCTGCTGGCTGCCGGGGCAGCAGCGCTGGCCGGATGGCTGGTCGCCCGCTCCGCCTTGAAGCCGATCCGCAGCATGATCGGCGAGGTGCAGAGCATCGGGGCAGACAATCTGTCGCACCGGCTTGCGCTGCCTGCAGCGCAGGATGAGCTGCACCAGCTAGGGGCGACCTTTAATGCGCTGCTGCAAAAGCTCAGTGTGTCCTTTGACCAGCAGCGGCGTTTTGTGGCAGATGCTTCCCATGAGCTGAAGACACCGCTGGCTATCATTGAGGGGCATACCCATATGATCCAGCGCTGGGGCAAGCAGTCGCCGGAGGTGCTGGAGGAATCCCTGGGCTTCATGATGGATGAGGCGGGCCGGATGAGGCAGCTGATTGCCCAGCTGCTGCTGCTGGCCGAGACGGAAGAGCCGGTACAGGAAGGTACCGGGGAAGAATGCGAGGTACAGCAGGTTTTGCACGAGCTACTGCCCCAGACCGTGCACGTAGGTCCCGGTGTTACTTTAAGTGCCGGTGAAGCCGGGAATACCGGTCCATTGATGGTCCGGATGCCGGCGGGTGCCTGTTACCAGGTGCTGCGCAATATAGTGGAGAATGCGCTGAAATATACACCGGAAGGCGGCAGTGTGCACATTGCATATCAAGCAGACCCTGATCGGGTTATTGTATCCGTGACAGATACAGGAATCGGGATTTCCTCTGAGCAGCTTCCGCATATTTTTGACCGTTTTTACCGTGCCGAAGGGTCGCGGAGCCGGGCAAAGGGCGGATCGGGACTGGGGCTGGCCATCGCCAAGGCGATCATGGAGCGGTACGGAGGCTCGATCGCCATTGAGAGTATAGAGGGGGCAGGCACCAAAGCGGTGCTGTCGTTTGTGCGGGGATCGGGGGCAGAGAGCAAGGGGGCAGGAATTAGGGAGCAGGGAGTAAGGAGTAGTGAGTAAGGAATAGGTAGTAGTACAGTAAGCTGATTCGGGGGCTGTAACGATTGTCAGAGCGGAGAGTGCTGCAAGCAGTCTGAGATAACCAGCATCGCCCCAGCGGAGAAGGCGCATTATAATGAGCGGATTTCCTTCAGAAGCGGAGCTGGTCTTAGCAAGCACAGCATACCGGTTGTTCATTGTAATAGTTCTTTCGAGATGATGACCATTGCCGGGTTTTAGCTGTACGTGGTGTGAGTGTGACTCTCGCCAGCCTGCGGCTATATGAGCCTGCAAACACTGCCGGACGGACCCAGGTGACGTTATCTGTCCATTTTCCGGCAGTGGGAGCTTCTAACGGACCCAGTTGCCGTTATTGCAACGAAAAGGCTGTGATTTCTGCGAAGTTGTGCTAAATAACGCCTGTGGTGTCCGTCCCTCGTATTTAAGAGTTTCTCTCACAAATACTCACTCATTCGCAGGATTTCAACGTACTGGAGTAACAGGGAGTGCGAGTTAATGGTGGGGGTTGAGCTGCCAGGAGCGCTAGGGGCATGCAGGAACAAAAGCAGCGTATGACGTGCTTTAATCCAAGGATATCCTGCATACTCCACTTGGCCCATGGAGGTTCACCCTCCCAGATCTCTACGGGTCTATGCCCTCACATTCCTTCGTTACACCTGTCCATGGCGTGGAGACCGATAGCGTTTAGTTAACGGGTCAAGGCCCTTCCGGACACACACACTCGGTTCTCTTATACATGCAATGTTGTAGAATCCTGCGAACAAGTCAATTCTCGTGGTTCCAATTTATGCGGCAACTGGGGCTGCAGATGCACTTTGGTATGATTCCCCTCGCTGGACCATACCGATCAGGATA
Proteins encoded:
- a CDS encoding ADP-ribosylglycohydrolase family protein yields the protein MALIKDRYQGCLHGLAAGDALGTTVEFKAPGTFALMEDMIGGGVFGLQPGQWTDDTSMALCLAESLLEQQGFDPADQMQRYLSWFREGHLSSTGECFDIGNATREALLKYEAGGAAYSGSADPLAAGNGSIMRLAPVVLYYAANPAEAIRYAALSSRTTHGAAECLSACRLMAAYILAGLHGWSKQEMLAPGAFGGWLKEEELTPHILDIKRGSYKHKEPPEIQGSGYVVESLEAALWAFHHSESFAEGALLAVNLGNDADTTGAVYGQIAGAYYGLSGIPEGWVSKLAMRSLIDDYSLRLLDTKKNLREN
- a CDS encoding alpha/beta-type small acid-soluble spore protein, whose protein sequence is MARRNRKYAVPGAAQGMQSFKAEVMRREGYPVDPNHPDDVKYEVAKELGIPLQPGNNGNLTTEEAGHIGGRIGGSMVREMIRLAQEQLAEKGQS
- a CDS encoding sensor histidine kinase, whose amino-acid sequence is MLLAAGITAVILITGLAWYNLLIRRQLQSINRQLDKRLRENTRQPLRLELMNKELTLLASHMNKCLKAEETLRLQGIQEEQELRELIANLSHDLRTPLTAIRGYQQLMMDEGLTPGQQKKLQTAQKHAQALGQLIDHFFEYSYLLQTEPELKIQEINLSNYTADFLAASVAVLEEHRLGVELVEAAPVFVYADKEPLSRIIHNLIRNGIQHADGGLTVKVTLSEDGSRGVLSFSNPVSSSSSVDAGRLFERFYTGDQARRSGSGLGLSIVRLLSEQMGGTAGAALQDGILEIRVELPLSGRAGTAALDSCC
- a CDS encoding discoidin domain-containing protein, which gives rise to MLKRLSTGKFLIYLLVLALVALQFPVTPKALAAAQVYEAESAVLSGGAASAFDHTGYTGTGFAGGFTDSNKGNASAKFNVSVSPAGNYTAALRYANGTGSAKTLSLYVNGTKLKQISLPATAGWSSWAIASETVALSAGSGTITYKFDTADSGNVNLDNLSLDLSQGANLALNKSVTANNTVSGFPAANAVDGNASSYYEGAANSYPNTLTVDLGSTQTVHTVQLKLPSGWGTRTQTLSVQGSTNNTSYSTLAGSQTYTFNPAANNTVSITFTAASARYIRVNFTANSGATGGQAAELEVYGSGTVTPTPAPTATATPAPTAVPTATPVPTATPVPTATPVPTPAPSAGAFGANMPYDTYEAENAAYTGALIGPSTTAGELASEASGRKAVKLTAAGQYVQITLAKPAQGITIRYAIPDNASGTGLESAVSMYVGGTLFKDINLTSKYSWNYGEWGTEGGEVRWSNNPNAASTTPAHMYDEVSVLLDKTYPAGTVIKLERNASNLNFGSTAYVTVDLLETEAVPAALTMPSNYVAVTSYGAVANDGVDDTAAFNNAIAAVKNSGGTYKGVWISAGTFHLNNGSKGAGYDGSGTRLYLDSGVSVKGAGIWHSTLSGNYAGFYLRGGNVTLSDFKISGSDIIRDDYNGLTAVEGNGTNSVISNLWIEHVKVGFWFTNQTDNVTASNSRIRNVWADGVNLHRGTSNSTVTNNSVRNSGDDGMAMWSDTFLNTNNTFSYNTVQLPTLANNIAIYGGKDNKVIGNLLTDTVRTGGGISFGTNFNPPSMTGTLTIQGNKLLRTGSAHRDYGYQIGAIWAYWLNNSGKAQNLTVNVSGNTIQDSTYSGIFVEEPAPNIAVTYANNTILNSGTYGVYINGSATGSSVFSSNTVTGAPAGEFVNASASFTATGSGNNW
- a CDS encoding DUF4097 family beta strand repeat-containing protein, whose product is MKSSIKVAASGFLAAALLLYAGSGFGREALARHLNETDFEAKQAEQVKAQVKAEATGSGFSFDKGTTGIKLGADTERIAITGVNGSIELKQGSGTQIEVHTRVVVDHASRTEAEAIAARSGIKVQKGKELSIKTYGEAASSRYNISIHLTVTLPKVVKAGLQAELTNGNVLLSKVTAGGPITLAADNGNITVKESGSDLVLHTDNGVVTIAGVQKSAAASVVNGNIDANKVTGPLDIRTVNGNLTVKNAYSSIKAESVAGNIHIESSKVGGHWDVSNTAGNVSLAWPEQADVQVEASATFGKPETEFPLTVKGGRVSGTLGAGTYRIEASSLAGLSLKISN
- a CDS encoding response regulator transcription factor; amino-acid sequence: MKEHVLIIEDEAAMVRLLELELAYEGYDITVARDGLAGAEQAIQGSYDLILLDLNLPGINGIEVCKRIRAVKQTPIIMITARDTISERVRGLDTGADDYVPKPFAIEELLARMRSLQRRLQQSREPEDLLEAKDLSLSAASHRVTRAGQDIELSQREFELLRCLLQNKNRLMNREALLNLVWGYSYEGETNVVDVYIRYLRMKVDEGYGEKLIHTVRGSGYILRE
- a CDS encoding sensor histidine kinase; its protein translation is MKGWTFSRKVSASIALASLVVAAVLGGFVYITFSQWTQKQEKELLTEKLKQFELQIKEVTFLPSLLRPGFGRGSGAAAVLKPDLSSFAADLDEGQTLQLLDAKGRVLAEEGASLGAEAGKDTAMPDGAEAAQFEAVSSLTLPAFGTVTLRLADSGYSAAAAASREVGRLLLLGLLLAAGAAALAGWLVARSALKPIRSMIGEVQSIGADNLSHRLALPAAQDELHQLGATFNALLQKLSVSFDQQRRFVADASHELKTPLAIIEGHTHMIQRWGKQSPEVLEESLGFMMDEAGRMRQLIAQLLLLAETEEPVQEGTGEECEVQQVLHELLPQTVHVGPGVTLSAGEAGNTGPLMVRMPAGACYQVLRNIVENALKYTPEGGSVHIAYQADPDRVIVSVTDTGIGISSEQLPHIFDRFYRAEGSRSRAKGGSGLGLAIAKAIMERYGGSIAIESIEGAGTKAVLSFVRGSGAESKGAGIREQGVRSSE